The Cottoperca gobio chromosome 8, fCotGob3.1, whole genome shotgun sequence genome contains the following window.
TCTGCATCATCTGGCAATGCACTGTGTGGGCCAATGAAACGAATGCAAAAGCAAATTCCCTTTTGTTTAATCGGAACATCTTAATTGTAGTTTTTACCTTGTGATTGCAGCACtaacattttcatattgtaatcctgtctcatGCCCACACCAATGTTTCTAACACGGTCTGGTTTATCACTTTGCTCGTATTCAATGGTCCGCTGCATAAATTGAGCCTTGTTCAACTTCTTTGCCTGACAACACTGCAATTGTATCCCGGAGGTTGCTGTGTTGGTCTGAGCTCTTACGTTTAGTCTGTAACTACACCAATATTTAGACTGTATTAGCATGAAGTGTAAATGCTTAAAGATCCAGTGTGTAGGATGTCGTGGCTTGTAGTAGCTGGTAGCGGTTGCAGATTGCAATTAACTGACCTCAGCCCTGTATTTCTGAAGTGTTTCGGAGAACTgcggttttatttttacttctcaGTACATCATAGAAACAATAACTTTAAATGGAAGACTTGACATTTAATGACATCTCTTCCAGGTAACATGTCTCACCCGCGCCCCTGGCTTGGGTTGGATCATTTCAACAAAGCTCCAAAGAGAGGTCGCTACACCTACCTGGAGAAAGCAATCAAGATCCACAACTAAACGCAGCCCGCCCTTCCTCtttgtcctcctccttctcctcctcctgctccgcCTTCCTCCCTACCTACTTTAACACACCATAACCACAGACTGTAACCaaccgtgtgtgtgcgtgtgtttgtgtgtgtgagactgtgtgtgtgcgtacgtgtgtgttcatcacttttaACACCCTGCCTGGACACCTACAGCTCTACACCGGCACTACGTCTTCAGCGATTCGGATCTTGCTGCAACTGACGGATTATCCTTCAACCACAAAATAAACTGCACCAACCTCCTCCTAAATGTtgattttgttgtttattttattttatttctcttttttttttctatcgtCTCCCTCCATGTTTGAGGCTGCTCGGTTGTTGTAGTTTTCCCTGGCTTCTCTACCTGTTGACTgcctgtttttgtttatttgttgccTGTCTGGAAGTGGGAgaaattcaattggattttaatataaaataagcggagaggggagaggaagtgGGACTCAGTATAAATAAGTgcgtgtatttgtgtatatatatatagatatagatatctatatctatatatagatatagatatatctatagatatatctatatagatatatgaacTTCTAGACTTagtttttgtttccttctccCACGTCACtcacaagctttttttttttgctcttttttttttttgtcccttCAGATTTGTTTGGGgggttgtttttaaataaagagttGTTTGAAGAGGCGTCATGCAGCTGTGTGGCGAGTTTGATGGAAGGATGTTGGCGGGGACTAACTgacagaaaaagaggagaagagggccTGATGGTCTTTTTTGCAGCGTTGTACTGGCGTCCATCCCGAGGCTAACTAGTTGCCCTGATGTGgttctttatattttatgctCCCATCCTTTAGTGCAACAAAGCAAGTATTTCCAAGTTTACACGCAATTCTTTCTCACTTAGTTTGGTTGGAGGAAGAatgaaataattttttttttggtttctttCTGCAGATcttgtataataaaataaatccacagcatctgtttaaaaataaatgggggaaaaaaaataaGGAGGAAATTTGTCTGTATTTCATCTTGCACGTTGGCACTTAATGTCAGAGGTTTCTCAGGACTggcaaatgtgtattttggttgtggttttgagttgctcagctactttaaaggaacACACATGCACGGACATTACTCCCTTGactttctcttccctttcttttgtttttttcagggGGTTTTAATGTCTCATTCATTCCTCTAAAcgcaaacatgcacacacatacgaGCTTCGTCATCTTCTCTTGGTTGAAACTGTCGCCTCCATGTGGTTGGTAGCAGTAACTGCGCTGTGCTTGCTAGGGAGCTGCAGACACTTTGAGCCCACAGGTTTGAGGATTGTGTAGAGACAAAACCAGCATTGTAAGAAACACTTTAAGCTcatgaattattttcttttgtttcttttaaagcaCAGATGGAATGCTCCCCTAATAGCGCATAGCTGGCTCTGTAAAGACAACATTTAAgaattgtatatttaaaaatatgaacGTGTAAAATTAAAGAGAAACACGCCTTTTGTTGTTGGGTACAGAAGGAGCCAGGTGTTCATATTTCTTGTGtgtagggtttttttttttttcgcgTTCCTGATGTACCATTGACGATTTTCTTCTGTtatatttggatttattttttcttttcaaaactaACTGCATTGGTTTTGtcttgttaaaaaaagaaaaaaaaagtaaaaaataagtgCAGTACAAAGATGACCTGCAGAATCACACCTTAATTTGATCTTTTCCAGTTTAAAATCCTCAGTGTAGCAGCAGTGTACGACAACTATTCCTGTATATTGCCTTTTTGCTGGAAAATGTATGTTGAATAAAATtttctataaaaacaaaaacgccGCTCTGCTGCTTGTCCACACCAGTGTTTGACCTGAAACACTGCTAAAGAgattacattttgggaaaaacaCTTAAGCTTTTTTTGGTGGAGCGTTTGATAAGATCGATACCCCACGTGTTGAGTGGTATCTATCTCATCTAACTCGTGGCTAGAAAGTAAACGAGCAggatttcccaaaatgtcgaactattccaTAAAGATTTAAAGTTTCCTTCGAGTCTTCATAGAAATCTAAAACTTTTCTACATGCAGCAAATGTTTTCATAAACTTCAGAACCATACAGCGCAGCCTGGAGCTGGAGCTCTGCTCAGTGTGCTGCCCTGTTGCTCACGATGACATAATTAAATTTAAACAAGACAACAGTTGTGCTGCTTATCGACTaactgctaacattagcctgcctaatgtttagcaggtataattgCATTCAAATGGGGTCGTGTTTACTGTGTTCTCGAAGAATCCATATCAACGCCTCCCCAATGTGGTATTCATGACCTCGTGAGTGGAAATACTTTAGTGGAAATTATCGACGAGCTCAGCTGAAGAGTTGTGACATGTTTGCTGACCGTCAGACAGGACGGAGGCCGTGGAAGTACATGTTTAGGTGCATATTAAGTTAATGTCATTTTAGTCTTATTGAGTTTTTCTTCGTAGTTTTATGTCCGAGGAAAATGTTGATATTCCCAACGGCCTCATCTTTATCCTCTTTCCTTTGCATTTCTTGCATTAGCCTACGTTACCGCTTGCTAAATTGTAAGTTCAAATTCAaactttgacctgatgatggtgatAGATGAAATGTCAGAAGATCGTCAAAGTCTGTCGGCCGATCAGActttaataatccaataatttgTTATGGTGGTAGACCAATCAACAAACAGACCAACATTAGCATCCATGAGCTGCAAGCTTGACCTTGGGAACAGCAGTTGACAAAAACAATCTAGCACAACGTCCCTTTAGCTGTTCTGCAGCTTGTTTTGTGATCTTCCCTTGCCTATGCTGATTGCCCAGCTGTCATGTGAAAGTTGATGTTCATCGGGTACTCGAAGACACATGGCAGGCGTGAAGTAGATTGGTCCAagggttggcgagataatcgaaacacgcacatacacacacacacacacacacacacacactgtcagtaTGATTTCGATGATTTATCAGGAAACATTGAAATCCCCTCtgatttctttctcattttcctGTTTTGTCCATGCTTCATCAGTGTTAGAATTGTCATCTCATCTTTGTTAATATTACTTGTAAACTGGATTACATCCACAACTTTACAGTGTCGGGGGAAATGGATTAACAccatttaaatagtttatataTTAATGCTGCATCGTTTTCCCGTGCCTTACGAAGAAAACCACAATACAGAGAGCCACTGCAACACTGCCAAACATAAATACTACCAAACAGGATGTCATTtcattaaaggggacatataatGAAGAACTCACATTGTTCAGTGCTTGTGGGTACATACCAACCCATTCAGTGTTTCGCGGGCTGCCTcagtcagaaaacatgggattcaacaagcaGTCAGATGTGGCTCCCCTTCCTACGTCACACGCAGGCTCAGAGTATCTCCACCCACTATGTTTGCAATTCTTCTCTCAAGCCAAGCTCTTTCGGGAGGTTGGCTTAAAGCAACAGGTGCTAAAACAGTTtcagggtgaatacaggtatattcagacagacagtgtgagaacaaatagttttttgaacattaaagcatgtaaacatgttctagttgAATCCTGAAATACAAGTATGAGCCTGGAAGTGAGCATAATGTGACCTTTAATGCACAGAATTAGATTTGAAAAACATGCCCACTTCACAATCTTTTTCCCCCGCTATCTCGCTGCCGTTGTCAGCCTCTTTTGAGGTATTCCACTTGCCCGTACACAGACTTTACTTGCCCTGTGCAAGCGTTCGTGTCAAACCCTGCTCACTACAATTCTCATATTCTTTTGTGTCCTTTTTctcgtctctttttttttccatataaccaaacacagaaacacctaGCATGACTAAACATCCACTTtatcactcaaacacacacagtgcacacacttaCTCAACTATCATGTAACAGCATCTCTGTAAATGCCTTTCTATCTTGCTCAACCACAGTAATACCCTAAATTACTtctatacttgtgaggaccctCGTCGACATAATGCATTCCCTAGTCTCTTACTCTTAACCTGACTCACTTTCCAAAAAGGCCAATACGTTGGTGCAGGAAGGTTACCAAGCTGCATGCTTCTCTGTAGACTTTGGAACGCACAAGTGGAATCCCTCATTCAGTTGCCCGATCGGGCAAACGGAAAATAGATGTGATCTTTATTAGAGAAGAGTCTCTTATTATTTTCAGCAACATGCGGgctaaaagaaaaaggttgttTGCAAATAATCACTTGTATTGCTTGTTAGTTATCAAATCAGCATGTGTGCATTTAGATTTCTTATGAAATGCAACATGAAATTCATACAATATCACACGGGTGTTATGAACGGGTTAAATTATGTGTTCACTGGAACATGTTgaaatatcttcttttttttttttacaaatacatGTTGGGCCTTATGACTAAATCAAAAAACAAGTCACATGTTTTgacaaaacacatatttctaacttcattttcatatttttcaacttttaaaaacaatgtctgAACAACATGGTTTAAGGAAGCTGTAGAATTTCCATTTCAAAGGCCCTGAAAAGCCgcacaggtgttttcagttaatCTAGACCTCttctcaggactgtgtgggcGTGTATAGACTAATTGATTGACATCTTCTTGACTCTTCTGTCGGTTGTGTTGCACCCGTTAGGGCGGGACAAATAGCTCAAAACTTCAAATACCAAACccacaaataatacaaaataaacgagcacaaacaTGAAGAAAGCGGAGGCAACCTGAAGTCACCAGGAATAAACACGAgttgtgtctgtgatcacgttcCCAGAGTAAAAAAGACAACAGATTTAGGTCACAGTGATGTGAGATGTTCagttcttctgtctcctctttctAACAACTGCCCATCCTTTCCCGCCTGagcatttaatgtaatgttggCTTCACGCCCATAAATATTAACTCCTGTTATGTCTCAAACACAAAATCTGAATCTGTACAATTAGTTCCTTGTTTCCATACATCCGATATTAATCTCTTGACTGTCTTGGCGCGGTGTTGCAGTCGGTatgcagagatgtgtgtgtgagctgcagctgCTATGTCCACCTGTCTCACCTGTACCTGTACAAGCCTCTTCCTGGACACGCCCACAGCCTcactaaaaaaacatttccggCATGCTGGTACATTTTTATTCACCAATTTGTGCCTTTTCTGCATTACCTTATGGTGGGAATGTGTTTATGTCGAGGAAAACTGAGGTGCCGGGTGACAATTCACAATCTAAAAATATAATGGAATAAAATCAAATGAGGCTTTCAGGCATTCTGTATTGCTTTCAACTAGTTTATTCTCCTGGAGGAACTTTTCTCATTGAACGTTATCCCTGCTGAGTCAATGTAGGCATGGTCTTCTGTCATctgttgtgtcttttgtttggggGAGTAAATGTGcatgtagcatttattcacGTCAAtgatacattcattcatttgaattcatttatAACCCCCTGGACTTTTTATAACTCGTATGCGTTTCAGCAAGGTTTGAGCTCATGCTAAAACAAACCTTTATGCAATTTATCTCACATATCTGTATTCACtgagattatattattatgtaatataatgagaataaagtcataatatttcaagaaaaaaaactacCTGCCCTATTTCTGCTGTGggcattaaaatattaattattgagGTAATGAGTTACCTAACTAAGTTACCCAAATTCATCTTACGAAGAATGTAATGGCATCTGGTGGTGAGGgagcagattgcaaccaactgaatgcCCCTCCCTTTCCAGTCGAGTTGAGTAGAGCCGTACCATGCGGTGGAAACGCGGCTGTGGTGGACTATTTTGGTCGTTTACATACTTAGTGTGATTTCGAGTATGATACTaatctaatataaatatatcagttGTCTATAACTACTATATTTTGAGTGTGCTCAAATAGCAATTCTAATGCTATAATAGTactcataaaatgtattttaatttcccTGCAAGTAAATGTACAGCGTGTATGTAATACATGTTTGTAGTGCACCACAGTATACCTAAAATAGTTCCCATTTTAGTACGGTCAGGTACACTAAACACACTTAAAGCTGAGCTTTTGTATATCTTTTGTACAACTCAAGTGTTAAAAAATGGTTGTTCTATTTGACCAGTCTTTAAGTATTAAGTCTGTGTGCTAGTGTTGCAGCACACTAACATTTAGTATACTTTAGACTACCTTTTTCTCCACTCGGGACTCTATCCTCTACATCGTTGTGAAGTTTCCCCACGGAGCGGAGAAAGATGCTCACCCCAAAATGTTGGATTCCCCAAACTGTGTGGAGAGTTGCCACAGAGAGAGCTGCCATTTCTTCAACGTTCAACTAATATGTGACCCTAACTGTAAATGAATCGATGTCGTTAAACAGTAGCACACAATTAGAGGATTCTCTCTGAAAGCATCATCGGGATGGACTTTGACAATCCCTTCGGATGCatatcaatgttttgttttttgttttcaaatgaacaATACCTTGAAACGTAAAGTATTTGATTGATAGATTTACTTTATTGTCCACCTCtgtggaaatgtgtctttggctTCTCCCAAGTACAGCAAAGgtacatacaatacacataaGAAGTTTATTTACAAGCCCTTCATTTTAACAACATAATGTATGCAAAAGCTTCTGAAAAGGATattaaagaatgtttttttgtgttgctgGTAAGGGATAAAAATAAAACGGCTCCCAAAAAGTGCATGTGGTCTGTTTGACCCACGTGTGCCCGCGACTGAAATCTTTGCATTTTTCTTTGGTCAAATGTTTTGTGGGCTTGATTGAGCACAAAtctatataatgttttttaaatcgATCAAACCGATTGGCTGAAAGTTGAGATTCTCTTCTCATGCTATATTTGGTCTTTTTGCACACGGCACTACTgtttcttctttatatttctttacattttaggGAGAAAAACAGTCGTCCCATGTGCCCAGACACTAAATATAGTAGGATAAGAATATGTCTATATCTCAGAGAGTACGAGGAGCACAGTCATGTATTTGGTATCTATGTACTCATACAATTTGAATATCAAAGATAAgatatgcacacatatgcagttaaaaaaaatcataaggaacacattaaatatacacAATTAAAGCGTTTTTCCTCATGAACTACTGACTACtgataaaagtgtgatttattttttacatgatcTAAAAACGTCAAAGTCGTACTGTTGCATACTTTCCCAAAGTATGTCACAGTACgagatttcaagactttaaatcAAGCATTTTCCCTTATACTAAATATAGCCTAATCTTTGAGCACAAATTGGCTAAATAAACTTGCAAGAGCTTTATAAAAGTGAGCACATGATATTTAAGCTATGACATCACAATGGCTCCCAGTCTGTCTGCtaataatatattgtttgaTTTCGCTTCGGCCAATGCAATGACTCATACATAGAAATGAACTATATTTGAACTGCAACCTTTGTCAGTTTCATAAAAATGGTGCAACTGATACGACAGAAGTAACAGGATGTTATTTCCTATTTCTATGGGTCCATTTCTGCCctcatgtttgtcattttttacaGCATTGTTCTCTTATCAACGTGCAGCACTCTATTGCAGCGGGGGCACGTGTGGTAAGCATCCTTGAAGTTTTTCATGAAGAAAGGAATCAGGCAGCAGCACAGGCAtaacctgcaacacacacacacacacacacacacacacacacacacacacacacacacacacacacacacacatacagtgtcaTGCTGCTGTATGCAcacatttgctttgttttgaccATTATGCATTTGTAGTTTTGATAATTTGTTGTTTACTTTTTTAGGGACTGTACAACAGATCattattttgattatatttcattttataagAAAGCTCCGTTGTAGCCAGACTGTccatattattaataataataataataataataataataataataataataatgataataataataataataataataatcaaactaCGTAGGCTGGTGGAAAAGAAAACCCCGCTCTCTGAAGAGATGACATTTAATGACTTTAAAAAAGGATTGTTGTCCTTTGCGtatggcaaaataaaatatttattatacaatCCCGAACTCAACTCTGTCTAAGGGTTTTGCAATGATACAATAACTTGtgacaccctctatccttacacCCTCAATTTGAATTAGGAAAACTTGCTTCTGATAAACAACCACATATTCATCTACTGTAATCATATTCATATGGAGACAGGAAAAGTAGTTCCTGGTGGTccattaaaatactttttgtttagACTGTTGAAGTTGCAACAAGGTCTAACAAATCACACTACTGTCCAAAATCTGCAGTTTGCACACTTTGAGAACTTGTGTTAAGTTTAGGGACACATTCAAAATACACTAAAGCCGCCTGATGATTTTAAAACAGGCAACTGCACTGAGGCCTTCAATTGTATGTCAGTCACATTTGATTAATTGAAACTTTGTTAAGGATACTAAAGTACAAAATGATCTGTGGCAGGTCCAGCATTAGTCGGCACTAAATGGGAATTTGGAGGTAACAGAGATGTATGTTGTGTAAGTCTGTAGGGTCCCAGCTGCCCTGCAGCACACACTCACCCGCAGCAGATGAGGAGTAAGCACATCAGCCAGGCGTACGTCCCTGGTTTGTACGTCACGTTGGTCATGACCTGCTGCTGGCAGGTGGTGCAGGTCGTCATGCTGGGAGAATGCCCCAGCGCCCCGTCATAGCTCACATACCTACTTTTGCCATCTCCAGTTTCGAGACCaaggcctcctcctcctccgctgtTGTACACTGATGGAGGGGGAGACGAGGGGAGACGAGAGGAAGGGGATGTTGGATAAGttagggagaaagaaagagaggatgagATGTAAAGAGGGAAAAAGGAAAGTTATCAACTATGTCCTAGAGTGAATTGTAGGTAAGGTTTTTGATGTTTGACCTTAGGTGTGAGTTTACCTGGCGTGGCATTAGAGGCGTTTTCCTGTGACTGAGGGTTGAATGGAGTGTGGACGTGGTAAACCGTCACATCCCTCTGCTGACCACCAACTggacaagaagaaaaagaaagaaagagaaaaatccagagaaggagagacagaaagaaacaagaGTTAATGAGCcattctgatgatgatgatgatgatgatgatgatgatgatgtgtgagCATGGTGTGTTCAGGTTTACCTGGTGTGAGGTAGGGAGGAGGTTCTTTGTTCGCATCTGTACTCATTGTGCTgcagaaagagagcaaagacacaaaagagtGTTACCAATGATGCTTTTTAtcagcagtgaagaagaaataCACTAGGACCCTACAGTATAAAACATACCTAAAGTCTTTGTCAGTACTGTGACactactctcctctccccctcatGAGACAACTGAGATGCTGCTTTCTGCCACCAGATAGAGCCAAAGCCTGATGAAAATGTCTGTCATCTATTACTGATGTAAAATGATGTCGGCACAGGGTAAGTACTGCATTGTAACAATGTTTCTTGTCAGTATTCCTGAAAGGAAACGCCTGGGGCGGGACTCCGGGGTGTGATGACTGTTTTAGGTGTGGTCGATCACTgaaaggcttttctttttttttttttgcctctttGTCTGTTCGCACTGAAAATGCTAAATCTCCTCTGATTTATCTTTCATTTTCCTGTTGAAATTGCCATCGGTTAACTCCTGGCCccccggtagctcacctggtagagtggGCAGCTCATGTACTAAGAGGTTCAAATCCGAATtgcggccctttgctgcatgtcgtccctctcttcatctccccctttcctgtctaaCTTTGgctgtactatatatactatattaaaaaatcgtaaaaaagggtttgattgattgatcaaATTTATAGTTTGTCTGGCTATAATAACAACAGAGTCCTGTCGGTTCAGAAGATCTACAGTAATTAATGTCATTACTCTACAGCTCAGGCAacatctctctgtgtgcgtCGTGACCTCTGCCACTCCATTTTAAGAGCTTTTGTTCAAGGAAGACAGTAAGAAAGATATAatacattgtatatatttaatgatgTATAAACTGCGCACATATTCAACACATATTCACTGTAACACGGGCTGTTCCTCTGTCACAATCAAACAGCTGCTCTGTTGGTTTTTAGGCctattgaaaaacaaaagtcatgTGGCCAGTTTAATATAATGATCCCCGACAGGAAAAACCTGCCTAAAATATTCACACGACTCTACCTCCCTAGATTTcgctcttcttcttttgtctcccTTTTCCCGTTGTGTCTCTCTTtacatataaacaaacacaaaaacaaaatatagcaTGACTAAGCATCTATTTTTCCCGCCCACAGTACACAGACTTGCTCGACTTCCATGTAATATCTTCTCTGTCTGTGCCTCTCAGTTTATCTCTTTCTCAACACATTACCTGACCTTTCTCTTTTCtgcctatacacacacacacacacacacacacacacacacacacacacacacacacacacacacacacacacacactttcctcttGCCAATCATTAAATGCACTGAGGTGTAGCCATAGTTGATTACTTGAGAAGATGACAGACTGTTTTTTCatcgtctcacacacacacacatacacacacacacacacacacacacacacacacacacacacacacacacacacacacacacacacacacacacacacacacagagagggccTGTATACACCCATGTGTTGGTGCAGGAATGCGACCGGGCTGCATGCTTCCCTGAGCATCACAGATCGTGGGTGTGTCACTGCTGCTTCGCACAAATCTGTCTGAAATCTGTTGAGTGAGCTCATcagaggaaaaaacaacaacctgacATGTTGACAGTTCTCATTTTAAAAGGGACAATTGGATTTATATAAACATTAGGGAAATACATCACTCAAAAAAGAAGTTTTGATGTATTtccaaacatttatttctgtgtttctccTCAGCTCCAACATTATACGGCCCATTCCTTCCAGCCTGATTCTCGGCAGCAACTGGTGTGTCTGTTTTGATAAAGAGCTACAGTAAAAGCTGATTGTCAGGGTGGAGGCACAGGTCTCAGATAAATGGCTGAGTTGCTTTTTCACTCGTTGGCTGTGTCCACTAAGCAGCTGGTGCAACAATAACTGGAACTTTTAAGGACACAGTTGTTTCCAGCAGCCTCAGAGTCCTGCTTTTCTATTTTTGTTTGACATACATTCTTTCTCAATgagtgagaaaaaaataatgatgcACTGCAGTCCTGTTGCATTCAAGATCCTTTGAATAAAATACCTTAATtttgaaaaaatacaaatttaaaaaaaggttgaaaatCCAACGACAACAGTGTTTTAATCAGCATGAAACAAATAGATGGGCACTAAACTGCTCAATTGAGTAGGTACATAAGGCTGCAGATGGAGGCAGCGTCTGGGTGTGGCTTCCATGAAGCATTCATCTTCCGCATAGCGGACATAGGGGGAAAGTTAGAGGCTGTTGATCAAACAATACATCCTCTGTGAGagacttatgatgcagacacatgACCTCATCTCAGGCTTTCTCTGAAGCTTCATCACTGAGGCAGGTGCCTGGGAGAGAATCAATGGAGGAGGAATTGTTTGGGACTGATCGAGAAGAACTGGCAGGCCAGGTAACGAGCCAGTATAACTCCCATTCATCTTATTCTAGTGACAACTAAAGGAACAAGTGCAGACACCAGCCATTTAGACTTTTAGGTGACTATCATATCAGCTGGTAGTTTCCCGGAGAGCCGATCACGGATGTGGAGTTCAGTAAATGTCTTTCTGATGCTAAGCAGGATGAAGTTTCATGTAGACAAGTTAAAACCCTGAGACACATCTGAGTCATAGGTGTGGCATTACTGTGTGTGGCATCTGTGCTGGTCAAACCTGCCTCATCAACTGACAAAGGAGGGGGTCATTCAGAAATGGAAATTACCCAATCTATCACTTATCACTTCGAAGAAAGACAACAGCTGttgagaatacatttaaat
Protein-coding sequences here:
- the litafd gene encoding lITAF domain-containing protein, producing the protein MSTDANKEPPPYLTPVGGQQRDVTVYHVHTPFNPQSQENASNATPVYNSGGGGGLGLETGDGKSRYVSYDGALGHSPSMTTCTTCQQQVMTNVTYKPGTYAWLMCLLLICCGLCLCCCLIPFFMKNFKDAYHTCPRCNRVLHVDKRTML